Genomic DNA from Lactuca sativa cultivar Salinas chromosome 8, Lsat_Salinas_v11, whole genome shotgun sequence:
tggtagatacttgtacaccttAGTTTAGAATGGATAACCAACCATcaacttttagggaaaatataggattttcctgggataactcgGCTTTTCATAAACAGATTGTTTAACATGCAACTAAcagatattcatattcattccacgacCCTTTGAATTGTACATACCTTGTATGAATCTGGAAGTCATGGAAGGAATGGGATTTTAAACACGCTTTTcagaagaaaatataggattttcttgagtaaCACTTTTCAAAAAGATCAAAGAAACATTTTAccaccaaaactaaatgcttatgaactcaccagctttatgctgatattctttcaaaactgcttgtattctcagggaattggTAGACTGGTACTTCCAAGACTTTTAAAAAAGTCGGCGCgttagagtcacgtctttctATTTTACTTTTTATTAGAACAAAACTTTGTATTAAGACAGTGTAAACctttttcatatatgtattcaatgtttggttgtgtttactatgcttgctatgatacaactgttgtgatattacgcatgacgtcctccaccctggaACGATTCCGCCGTTTTGGTTTCGCAGTGTGAcagttatgctttatgtgctagtatgttatgatattatgtaaTAGTGGTTGGAGGGGTAGGTTACACCCCAtagccggttgagataaaccggagggtaggtcgagcacccatatatgattgatagtatgttatgctatgttattatgtggtagtggtagggtgaAATAATCCCTGTAgccggttgaaataaaccggagggaaggtcgggcacctagatatgcctggcaagataggtcgggcacccagatatgcctgatagggtatgtcgtccacccagatatgcctgacagggtaggtcgggcacccaaaaaTGCATTACAAGGGTAGCTAGGGCACCTTGGTATGCTTGAaatgggtaggttgagcacccaaatatgctcaaCAGGGCAGTCcggacacccagatatgcctggcaatatgtttattatatggtatgtggtatgatgggggaactcactaagcttcgtgcttacggttttcagttttggtttcaggtacttcttcttcaaaaggaaacGATATGGcacgatcgcagcgcatcacactatgttttctacaCATGACATCCTTGGGATTATACTTTGATATTGTTtcattatgacatgttttgattattgacatactAGTTTTGATATGGGATGGCACTATGGATGTTTTTATACtattggttttataattattaaattaaaaatgaaatttttggtcttaaattttgggatgttacactttcaCCATCAATGATGGCAATAAGGTTaaattctttattttattttcattcccTTGTCAAATCGGTAACAGATCAAATGGCCTTTGGTAATTTTGCAATTTACAGCCATTCTAGCCAGGTTGTACTTCTTTGGGTACCCTTTCCACTAGCGATAGAGGAACGAAGGATTCTTGTGATCCAAGAAtacaacacacacatacacacattgtCTACTTGGTAGAGCTTCATTTCCAAAAATGAAAGGCACACGCGATTTTAGATTCCACTTATGGGATGATTTCAttaacctcttaatccataaaatgATATGAATACACATATGAAATCAATTATCATATTTCGATTGTTCTTGTAAATCATTGACGAACAAACACAGAAAGTCAATTTTGTTAAGACTCCATAGAAATTTTATTTTAGTTCCAGATTTAAAAAGATTTTTTTCAAAATCGATGAAATTGATTTAAAGAATCAAAATCATATGTGTGTCTGCGTTGAAGAgtgaacccagaaaatccgacagTGTGATTCAATTTTTGTGTTCTTGAGAGTGtgtatgttaaaaaaacaaaccaaaaaacTGGATTTTGTATCTGTGTGTTTGAGTGTGGTGTTCTTGAATATAGCCACAATGAACGTTCTTTCCATAGTGATCAAGATCCGACTCTTCCTATTCATATTTTTTAGCTTAAGATAGTTCACGTTTGTTGTAAGATAGCTAGTACCAATATGGAAGTATTCAAATATAGGAGATGGCGATTCTTTTAaaggatttgagagagagagagagaggcggaccctttcattttttaattattaaaatgaataaatagttattatatttaaaaaaaatgaatttaataGTAGAAAATAAATACCCAAGGGCATTAAAATCATTTCAGTTTACCGATGGACCAAATCTAcaatgaaactagctcaaaagggcCATGAAACCAAAAAAAATCAAGGTATGGACTAAACCTCGCAAAAAATACATACCATAGAgaccatttttgtagttttttatattatttttaatatatattatttatatattaataaattcttttaatatatatatattattttaaatatatatatatatatatatatatatatatatatatatatatatatatatatatatatatattatttttaatatatacttttttattggattaattctttttattggaatatcatatatcaataaatattattttaaatatttggaAGATAACATATTTTGGGCAAAACTGTTTGGTTGGTTTTTATGCATTTCTTTAGCATGTTTTATCAATGATTTTTATTAGCTTTTAAAACCAGCCTAAAAAGTTGATTTTGATGCCATTCTTGAAATCTTGTTATCAAGTGCTAAACAGATAGGATTTATTATTCAATAAGCTCATTAATGAGTTCGATCAACCTAAAAAGTGGTTGAGAAAATATTGCACAATCACAACTTATGATCATGTTTTTCCAATAATTACACGATTATAATACAAATGTCGATTaggttatttttagtttattaatTTTCAAGTTGAATTAACATATCCGATTTTGTAGTTAGAACTCCCTTTTGTATAGTTAATTAAATgatttgtgtaacatcccaatatTTGTCATTTATAGTCCCCGGGAATGGAAGGGTAAAGCCATGAAAAGCTTAAGGGCTAAGTTGCAATTTTGGGACCaggaggagtacgctgcgcgtacataagggtacgttGAGCATACTAGGTGCACcctagtacgctaggcatacacttgtgtacgctgggcatactcatgtcagaaggaaaccctaatatttagggttgggggctatataaacatccttatgaCTCATTTTCTCTCATCATTCCTAGCCTCCATATTCCAGAAACATCCCAAACCATAGTTTTGTGTGTGAGTGTGAGTTAGTATGGGTTTTAAGCTCTTGAAGGAGAAGACATTGCATCAAATAGTTGGAGGAAGAaggcaagcttgtagatctgaagtttccTTGTGCTATAGAAGCTCTGGAAGGTAAAAcgcttcaaactttatgcttgtatgatatagATCTTGTAATGCAAGCTTTATGGAACCATTTATTGTCTCAAAAGTCCCAAGTTGGTGCAAGTTATGATTTGGATGagatgagttgtcctttcagaccttagagaGGGTCCTAAGTAATAAAAATGAGGTTCCAATGGATTAGGATGTCCCATGCATGtagtagaaaggtcttaatggattaagaccatgtgttaAGAACTTTATGAACGTCCAAAGTGTTAAattttgagactttatgagtcttaggcacatttggtcgatggatctgaagtttgggcttaagtgcttaagccattaaccACTTATGAGAGTTTTGGTTCAGACTTGCGTACGCCCCGTGTAGAGAGCAGTACACCCTGCATACCAAGTCAACGGTCCCGTTTTTCAGTCAACACGAgatggagtacgccccgcgtaccagaggggtacgcctAGCTTACTACCCCTGTTGGGCTTTTGTGATTTGGGCTTCGGGATTGGGCTACCTTTGGACTAGTTGGACTTGGGCCTTGATGGGCTCTCTAGATAAGAGTATTTTGGGCCAGTTTTGGCAGTGAGTCTTTGAATGAGGCCCAAttaaggagttgggcccaatttggaaaattgggacaATAATGGGCCTTGCATATGTGGACTTATGGATCATGGATTTGGTAatgggccttggcccaaattagagGGAAGGAAAAATGGACTATTATCATAGGTGAGACTCTTGGTAAAATTAGTATTCCCATTTATTGACTTAATATTCGTTATTTTGGATAGTTCGGTATTTTTGGTCAGACAACGATTCGGGAGTTCGATTCTTCGGTTCGGATCaacattgcgaggtgagttttcctcactatacttaagggtctaaggaaccaatgccgacccttttggattgttatccatatatgttatatgcttgagtattgtatgatctattagatcaatATCTTGGTaaataggatggtatatgctgtTATGATCCATTAGATCAATATCCTAGTAGATAGAATGTTATATGCGGCTATGATCGGTTTgcttgtctatagactgttatttGGTTATCTGTTTtctgtgcacatgtttgattgatGGTTGAGGCTTATTTGCTTTGTgtgaaagccaatagacctgggcatccCAACCCggtggttgtgggccgtgagtattccatcccgaggatgattggactcatagtatgtgggcattccaacctgttggttgtgggcctagggtattccattccgaggatgattggacctatagtatgttggcattccaagcACCCGATGGTTTActggacctatagtatgttgtttgtgattatatgtatattgttgtgtgtatgggtatttggggggaagtcactaagcttcggtcttacagttttagttttggtttcaggtacatcagatgatcacgggaaggcaaaggcgtgatcgtatagctcctcatgtttatgactTGTTTATGGGATactttaatattatattattttgaaaacaagttttttaataattaatggttttgaaatgttttgaaaagttcaaattttcatgaatttttatggatgttacagtttGATGTTACATTGTTATTCTTTCTATCCATTTTAGTTTTGTTATAACCCAATGTTTCATTCTCGTTATTCGATTTGTAATTTTGTTATTGTTTTATCAACTGATGCTAAGTGACACACATCGAATTGGTTCTGTGATGATGTTAACTTTGATGTAAACATAAATTGCACGTTTTTatgcttccgagcttgtgagaagaaCTCATAACCATAATGTTTTACTCTTATTTCTAGTATTTATTGTAACGCCTCAAAAATTTCGAgtaaaactttcatttttaaataacatAAAACATCCATTTAATTGTTCAAAAGATAACCACGGTGTGATGTATTCTCTaacatcagagtaaatcataAAAAGATAATGCAGAATAAAACTCTAGGGGGTATAATGTGATCAagtcgagcccttccctttggaaccatGAGTacctaaaacatttgaacataaaaatcataagcacaatgcttagtgagttccccaaaaataccacataccatacatatcagtgGGCCCAAACCTTGGGATGTATTTCAACCCATGTGAATGttatgatccaaccatagtcttacaatcacttATGTTGATACAACTCAGTTGTAATCTTTCCtgccatgatccaaccatggtctTCCTTGCAAGTCGCAAAGACAAACAAATACTATAATTTAACCACAGTATTTCACACACGTGTTGTGATCTTACCATAATCTTTTATACAAGTGATGTGATCTAACCACAGTCTTTCATACAGGTAGTATAATCCAACCACAGTCtttcatgcaagagtcacaaagacaatctaGCAATCTAGcaacctacatagtatagtgacaATCCTTGGTCACGTCGTGGCTACTGCCAGATCCCTCAATTCTTTATTAAGAGTTTAATCCTTACAAATTAAGGctcaaaaattcatatttaaacCCTCTCATTGATTTAatgaataaagtttccaacttcagTGATTAGGACCATACCCCAAAGCAAGATCTACATCCCTAAGTTCATTAAATCCTTAATATGTCTAAAACTTGAGCATGAGATCAAGAACACTCAAACTAAGACATTTTTCTTACTATACGAAAGTCCAAGAGCATAAGAATGTCATATCAATCTCTagagttcctcaaactccaagagcTTCCAATAATGGGACCAAAACCAACCAATAAGGATCATAaacatgaatctcaaaagaacaaGGTCAatgtgcaagctttataccttcaaagacCCATAAAGTTGAGGAAGATAATGGATCTAGATTTGATCTTTGCTTCCTTACACCATGAAGAAGTTCATTTCTTCACAAACTTCACCAAATCAAGGAAACAACTTCAAGATCAAACTATCAAGCTCATATTCATGGAAGGGAGGCTATGGTTTCAAAATAAAGAGATGGGGGCTGATGGAGATGACCTAATCTATgaattaagatgcttaaatatggagggggggggggggggacatcCTAAAAATCATGGGTTTGGATTGCAACAGCCACCACGTTGTGGCATCCTTCTTGCCACGTCATTGTGTCCATCTAGACACGCACCCATTACATGTCATGCCACTTCGTGGTAAATGGATGACTTAATGTAACACTAAACTAACAATTAAACTATTAAACTAAACTAACACATGGTAAAATAaatgtaacacccgttttccagATGGATCAACTGAAGACTTACTGTGATCAAGGATATGGTTTTTGAGGAAAACCATATGCCACGATGTGGTAAATGGATGACCACGACGTGACATATGGTTTTCCTCAAAAACCATATCCTTGATCAGATTAAGTCTTCAATTGATCCATTATGGAAGACGGGTGTTACATTTATTTTACCATGTGTTAGTTTAGTTTAGTTGTTTTCAAATTTCTTGTATTTACTTTTTACACCCCGGAATAAAACATGGTTATTTTGGTGTATTTATGGATTAAAATCGAGTACTTGAGGACTGACCCTATTTGTCACTATTACTATTATTTTTAAATCATATGAGCAAATATGATTTATTGTTTGATAGAAACACAACCACCATCACTCAGACCTATTGTGATGGAACATGTGAGATTTTTTAAACTAAATTAGGATGGTGTTGGTGTTGTTCAAAAAAATTAATCCAATAAGAatgaagttaaaaaaaaaataatccaataaagtagtatttattaatatataaatattatatattaaaaatagtatttattgatatataataatccaataaaaaataattagtccagtaaaaaagaaattaaaaatgaattatttaaaAGATGTccataaaaataacatttattaatttataaatattatatattaaaaataatatttatgaataTATAATAATACAATAATAAAGGAttataataaaaagaaattaaaaaaattaatatataataatcgaataaaattaaaaagaatatATGTATAAATGGTATTTGTAGTTTGGTTGTAGAAATTAGTCTTggaggtaaaatggtcattaaaaaaaattaacaaccATCTAGTTAAAGTTAACGTTTTCGAACAAAAAACGCACAATGTATTTAAAACTGGACCATTGATGCACCATCAAATATTTTTTAAccaaaatcatataattttaacAATCATATAAACCATTTTTGCAAATTTTTGTCTATGTTTTTTCTttccattttatttatttatatattttaataataaaaaattaaacaaactcaACCGTTCTTCACCATTTTTACCCctctctttatcatcatcgtaACCAACCCTCCCCTTTTTCATCATTTTTACTTCTCTctaacatacatacacacaccaCCACCATAATATCGCCATCACCACCCCTACCCATCTTGTCACCTCCAACTATCCTTGATATCTGCCTATCAAAACCTTTTTCTGTTCCAACCGATGTCCAAACACTAGTCCAATACAATCTAAAAAAATTAGTCATGGATAAGGTCATAAAGTACGCCATCCCCATGATAATTCTTTGATTTGTCACCGGTTCCACCTCCGCATTTGTGGTATCTAAAATTTGTATTTGGCTCACATTTTTTGTATGTATGTGTGGGGAGTGATTATTATTATGTTACtattattaaaatatataaagaactaaaaaaagaaaagaacatATTAAAAAGGTGCGATGGTCTTTTCATATGGATGAGGGACCACCGATGCAACAAATACAAACTATAAGGACCATCCATGTCAAAAATACAATAATAGGACCAAAAGTATGAATTTGGCCAACGATAGTGTGACCAaatgtgtaatttactcaaaataaagaTTAAAAACCTACCCTGTACGTCACATGGTAACTATCCGTTTCACAATATTATCCGCCCTCTTTTTTAGCATAGACTGGCGTTTCGACTATAAATAGAAAGGTCTTCTGACGAAGCTCGTGAGCTACAGAAAACATGGGAAGGCTAAGACTGTTGCTAATAATATTGGTGTCGTTGCTGGTTTCAAAAGTGGCGATAGCTGCCGACATTAGCCGGAATGATTTTCCGAAGGGGTTTGTGTTTGGAACGGCGACATCCGCTTATCAGGTGGAGGGCATGGCCCATAAAGGTGGACGAGGGCCTAGCATTTGGGATGAATTCATCAAGACTCCTggttttattcatatattctcTCTTTCAACAGCTGAATATTATTAGCCTTTTAATTAACAGTATTTTCCTTtctgtaattatttatttatataggaCTTGAACCAAACAATGCAACAGGAGAAGTTACAGTCGATCAGTATCATCGGTATAAGGTGTGGTTTCTCTTTTTCtgtgttattatttttattttttacaatTTAACAGAACAATATTCATTACTATACTTTAAACCTGTGTATTCTTTATATATTTCGGTCAATACGATGATGATTCatgtattttaataaaataaaatagaaacagTTTAAAGTAAAATGTCACGATCTAAGGAATAAAAATGGTCCAAATTTATTGAATTTGATCAGAGACCCGTGAGTCTGAGGCGTGAACATGTACATGTGAATTGCGATAGTGGCTTTGGGCAGTGGTCCctgattgatatatatatatatatatatatatatatatatatatatatatatatatatatatatatatatatatatattattttttttatttttgtgtgtgtTGGTTTTTTTCTCTTTTGGCTAGTACATCAAAATCGTGCTTCAGTGTTAAAATGCATTCCAACCATTCATACAATTTTAATGTTATGATCAGTAACATACTAAAATGATGCtatatgtattttttgttttacatcaattttttttatagatgAAATGTTAAATATCTAGTTTTTTTACTGAGTTTTAAAATGATTTGCAGTTTATTTTAATGAgtttttataaactggaatattttATAAGTCACTGCGGAAGGTATTATTCCAACTATTTAAAAATTAACCAACAAAtctttaaaatgtattaaaaacgtAAAAAGCTCTAGTTTTTCACCTACTATACCAGGAATATCGATCAAGTCATatagtatatgtatatattttgacTAAGATcttaaattttgttataaatttggTTCAAATGTTAATTTTTGTTACGGATATGGTCCAAACtattttaacatatatatatatatatatatatatatatatatatatatatatatatatatatatatatatatatatatatatatatatatatatatatattatacacacTTATTTTATAATAAATGCATTTGTATTCAAAcacatttatttataaaatgtatacaaacacatattatataaaaaattatccaAACACATttatataaaagaaatgtatacaaacacaattttattaaaaatatagatacacacctatttgtgtgtatatatatatactatgaaaataggtgtttgtatatatattttttgtaaaatatttgtttatatatatatatatatatatatatatatatatatatatatatatatatatatatatatatatatatatatttatgtacctaataaatacatatttttataaatagataTTTTGTAtacaaaaaaagtttttatataaaaaaaaataagattttttatatgattttttttgtataaatataattttataaagaaaaaacatatttggaacaaattttgagaaaaaaagctgtaaaaaaactaattaaagttatgatgaattcataataaattctaaaatttggccaaaagggtaaattttggaccaactttgtaataaaatttaaaatccgagccaaaagtgtaaattttggattaAATTTATAATAATGTTGAATTCTGGGCCAAAAATATACTTTTTGTAAATTGGATTACCTGTTAACCGGGTAAAATGATTAAATTGAATTGATTACCGGTTTttaggacttaattgaataaaaaaaatataaatactaAATCGATTATGGAGCCAATATATAAGGATTTTTTTTTACAGTTTTCCCAAAAGTTAATTATTgaattttaaatcattttaagtAAAAGTTGAATTACCTAAACACAATATCAAGTTAATTTTATCAATGACAAATTGAATAAAAGACTGTAAGTTAACATAACATTTCAAATTTGACtatgtgtttatttatttattttaattaaggcattaagtttataattttgttGTAAATTTAACCAATCGATCGGTTTGCTTCAGATGTTTTATGTTTCTCACTTGCTGAATAAGCAAAAAGTTGATGTAACTTCTATATATGATTGTAGTTGGCAAATATTTATGTTACATTAAACCTTACGTAGATATGTATTTTCTTTCCtaacttcttcttttcttctcttAGAGAATCACAATTTTGCGTAGTAGTATCCCAAGGTTGCTCAAGCGGTTGATTATTTCAAAATAACCTTGTTGCTTGTCTATAGTAACTTATCATAAAGAAAAcgttcattatttttttttcttacaccACGTTAGGATGAACCACTTAAACGATTTTAGGAAGCGGTTGCACAAAATCATGATTTTCTCAGAGAAATAAATAAATTAggaaaaatgaatatatatatctATGTAATGGTTCAATTTGACTCAAGTGTTTGCCAACTATGATCATATGTAAAAAGTGAAAACCAAATTAGATTTTTGTCAGGTCAACAAAATGAGAAACATGAAACACCTGAAACAAACAAGTCGATTGGTTAAATTTACAATAAAATTTTAAACTTAGTTatttaattaagaaaaaaaatatgtttcaGAGTCGATTGGTTAAATTTACAATAAAATTTTAAACTTAGTTatttaattaagaaaaaaaataataacagtgtcaaaatcaaaattttgtataaattaaatatattttatgtaatttttcttTAATTAATATATAGCTATACTAAATCTAGTTTGCTTAAGAGACCAATTAAAATATTCTAACTTCATTTGATGTAACTGATTAATCATTAAGTTGTTTcatgaaaataaaatttaaaaatctgTGGATATTATTTTCCAAAGGATTACTTGTTAGGTGGAACAGTAGGTCTTGAAAAGAAATCTGATTGTTAAGGTTATGTAATGTCAAGAGTAAAGACTTGTAAAACAGTATTAATACAATTTGATCCAAGTTATGATAATTTCTTTGGTTTCTTTCTCCTATAATCTTCAATACGTTTACGGCCTTTTGCGGATTATAAAGTGTTCAATTTGAAAATGCATATGGATAAGAAATATATAATTGTTTTTATGCATGGGTGCAGGAAGATATTGATTTGATGGCAAACCTCAACTTCGATGCATATCGCTTCTCAATCTCATGGTCTCGAATATTTCCAAGTAATTTTCATCTAAACCATGTACACCCATCTCCATAATCCCcaaaatatatatgttttctaCGTAATTATTGTAGTTGTCCATGTCATGTGTAGACGGGACTGGAAAAGTCAACCCTGAAGGAGTTGCTTACTATAACCGTTTAATTGACTACATGCTTCtaaaaggtaatatatatatatatatatatatatatatatatatatatatatatatatatatatatatatatatatataatacaatgaggtaattaatttattaatgatTATAATATTAATCTTGTTGCAGGTATTACCCCTTATGCCAATCTGAATCACTATGACATTCCTCTGGCCCTTGAAAAGGCTTACCTTGGATGGTTGGGACATCAAGTTGTGTACGTACCCTTCCAAAGATTAAAACAAAACACTTGTATTGGATGAATAAATTGATTAATTGGAAATAATAATGAAATAAATGAATGAATCAGGAAAGATTATGCTGATTATGCGGAGTTTTGCTTCAAGAGTTTTGGAGACAGAGTGAAGAATTGGATGACATTTAACGAGCCGCGAGTGGTGGCTGCGCTTGGTTATGACAACGGGTTTTTTGCTCCGGGAAGGTGCTCCAAGGCATACGGGAATTGCACGGCTGGGAATTCCTCAACTGAACCCTACATTGTCGCCCACAATATTATCTTATCACATGCAGCTGCAGTTCGTAGATATCGTCGGAAGTATcaagtaactaattaaatattacatgcatgcatgccctctttcttttttatttttttcactcGATCAAAAGTATTAATATATATCCATACATGCATGCAGGCAACACAAAAGGGAAGGATCGGGATTTTGTTGGACTTCGTTTGGTATGAACCACTCACAAGATCAAAAGCCGACAATATGGCTGCTCAGAGAGCACGAGACTTTCATGTCGGCTGGTAAGATCCCACTGTTTTAGCTGAAAAAGTTCAGTTCTTGCAATAGCGATCCCCTTCTGGATCATATAGATCAAAGTTAATTGGTGATCGATATATGTTCTGTATGTAAACGTACAGGTTCTTGCATCCACTTGTTTATGGTGAATACCCAAAGACGATGCAAAACATTGTGAAGGATCGTCTACCCAAATTCACAAAACAAGAGGTGCTCATGGTGAATGGATCTTTCGATTATGTTGGGATAAACCAGTATACTACTTATTATATGTATGATCCACATCAAAAACCACCAAAAGACCTCGGCTACCAGATGGACTGGAATGTTGGCTTTGCTTGTAAGAACTCAACTATATACTTATTTAATTAACTAACACGCCTAAATTAAAACTACTCACcggtttttgttttttatttatagatGCACGCAAAGGCGTACCAATTGGTCCACGGGTACGTACCTAATTACTATTCTGAATGGCAtgtacaataattaattaaatagacCATTGATAtacattaatttaattaattaacaggCGTATTCATACTGGCTCTACAACGTACCCTGGGGTCTACACAAAGCCATCACTTACGTCAAAGAACGTTATGGAAACCCGACCGTTTTTTTGGCTGAAAATGGTATATGTTAGCTAGAAATCTGTGTATAATATAATCATATAATATGAGTCATGCATTGATGCTACAAATTAACATGTTATAGGCATGGACGATCCTGGTAATATCAGCCTTGGAAAGGGTGTACGTGATACCACAAGGATCAATTACTACAAGGGTTATTTGGCTGCCTTGAAACAGACTGTTGATGAAGGCGCAAACGTGATAGGGTACTTTGCATGGTCACTGCTTGACAACTTTGAATGGAGATTAGGGTACACTTCAAGGTTTGGCATTGTTTATGTTGATTTCAAAACTCTCAAGAGATACCCAAAGATGTCTGCCCATTGGTTCCAGAAAATA
This window encodes:
- the LOC111915136 gene encoding beta-glucosidase 44-like, giving the protein MGRLRLLLIILVSLLVSKVAIAADISRNDFPKGFVFGTATSAYQVEGMAHKGGRGPSIWDEFIKTPGLEPNNATGEVTVDQYHRYKEDIDLMANLNFDAYRFSISWSRIFPNGTGKVNPEGVAYYNRLIDYMLLKGITPYANLNHYDIPLALEKAYLGWLGHQVVKDYADYAEFCFKSFGDRVKNWMTFNEPRVVAALGYDNGFFAPGRCSKAYGNCTAGNSSTEPYIVAHNIILSHAAAVRRYRRKYQATQKGRIGILLDFVWYEPLTRSKADNMAAQRARDFHVGWFLHPLVYGEYPKTMQNIVKDRLPKFTKQEVLMVNGSFDYVGINQYTTYYMYDPHQKPPKDLGYQMDWNVGFAYARKGVPIGPRAYSYWLYNVPWGLHKAITYVKERYGNPTVFLAENGMDDPGNISLGKGVRDTTRINYYKGYLAALKQTVDEGANVIGYFAWSLLDNFEWRLGYTSRFGIVYVDFKTLKRYPKMSAHWFQKILSRTTKHHAPGSNGV